One region of Desulfatiglans sp. genomic DNA includes:
- a CDS encoding cupin domain-containing protein — protein MKTVKDTAGTPYEAAKHFGVFGLQKFVEESKRVKVFYSYFQPNGGAEMAGSPTEKIYYVANGSITVNGKNETHVLNKGDLIFIGANEEREMKVIGGKPAEVLVFIITP, from the coding sequence ATGAAGACAGTAAAGGATACAGCAGGGACACCATATGAGGCGGCAAAGCACTTTGGTGTATTCGGATTGCAGAAATTTGTTGAGGAATCAAAGAGGGTAAAGGTCTTTTATTCCTACTTTCAGCCAAACGGCGGGGCAGAGATGGCAGGCTCCCCCACTGAAAAGATCTATTATGTGGCAAATGGCTCTATAACAGTAAACGGCAAGAATGAGACTCATGTCCTGAACAAGGGAGACCTCATCTTTATAGGGGCAAATGAAGAGCGTGAGATGAAGGTAATTGGCGGTAAACCCGCAGAGGTACTGGTATTTATTATTACTCCTTAA
- a CDS encoding SDR family oxidoreductase: MFRLDGKVAIINGGAGGLGEACAVAFAAQGAKVVIADVNLEGSKKVAEKIGPDAMGLAVNVASEESVAEVAKAVVEKYGTIDILVNAHGINIKMPAVDINIDNWDKMFQVNVRGVMIPCKVIGKIMIEKKKGKIINFSSVRGIRGTDGGNMPYGATKGAVDMITRMLAAEWAPYGINVNAVGPSVVMTENFRKAVAPERLEILKSKTLFKKFLDPEDIAAACVYLASKEADNITGLIHYVDGGLTAIG, from the coding sequence ATGTTCAGACTAGACGGAAAAGTTGCAATAATAAACGGTGGTGCAGGGGGCTTAGGAGAAGCATGTGCAGTGGCCTTTGCAGCACAGGGAGCAAAGGTAGTAATAGCCGATGTAAACCTTGAGGGTTCAAAGAAGGTTGCGGAAAAAATAGGTCCTGATGCAATGGGGTTGGCCGTTAATGTTGCCAGTGAAGAATCGGTTGCTGAGGTGGCAAAGGCAGTAGTGGAAAAGTATGGCACAATAGATATCCTGGTAAATGCACACGGTATAAACATCAAGATGCCTGCTGTTGACATCAATATAGACAACTGGGACAAGATGTTCCAGGTAAATGTAAGGGGCGTTATGATCCCATGCAAAGTCATCGGTAAGATCATGATTGAAAAGAAAAAGGGCAAGATAATCAATTTCTCATCAGTAAGAGGCATCAGAGGCACTGATGGCGGTAACATGCCCTATGGCGCCACAAAAGGTGCTGTTGACATGATAACCCGTATGCTGGCAGCCGAATGGGCGCCATATGGAATCAACGTTAATGCAGTTGGCCCATCTGTTGTAATGACCGAGAATTTCAGAAAGGCTGTTGCCCCTGAAAGACTTGAAATTCTCAAATCAAAGACACTGTTCAAGAAATTCCTTGACCCGGAAGATATAGCAGCCGCCTGTGTATACCTTGCTTCAAAGGAGGCTGATAATATAACAGGCCTTATTCACTATGTTGATGGCGGCTTGACCGCAATAGGGTAG